The following coding sequences lie in one Peribacillus frigoritolerans genomic window:
- the pth gene encoding aminoacyl-tRNA hydrolase, protein MKIIVGLGNPGKQYEKTRHNVGFEVIDELSKRWSIPLDQAKHKGIYGVGMVKGEKVLLLKPLTYMNLSGESISAVMHFFKVDIADVVIIYDDLDLPPGKLRLRQKGSAGGHNGIKSSIAHLGTQEFNRIRIGIGRPLGRIPVSDYVLGRFSPEEWDHVGATIEKSAASCEAWLEKPFLQVMNEYNQ, encoded by the coding sequence ATGAAAATTATTGTAGGGTTAGGGAACCCAGGTAAACAATATGAAAAAACTCGGCATAACGTCGGATTTGAAGTAATAGATGAGTTATCCAAAAGATGGTCGATCCCACTTGATCAAGCAAAGCATAAGGGGATCTATGGTGTGGGAATGGTGAAGGGAGAAAAAGTTTTATTGCTTAAACCCTTAACCTACATGAATTTGTCAGGGGAATCCATTTCGGCTGTCATGCATTTCTTTAAGGTGGATATCGCGGATGTTGTCATTATATATGATGACCTTGATTTGCCTCCAGGGAAGCTTCGCCTTCGTCAAAAAGGAAGTGCAGGCGGTCATAATGGGATAAAATCTTCAATTGCCCATTTGGGTACACAGGAATTCAATCGAATCAGAATAGGCATTGGCCGCCCGCTTGGCCGTATTCCGGTATCTGACTATGTTTTAGGGCGTTTTTCGCCTGAAGAATGGGATCATGTCGGGGCAACGATCGAAAAAAGCGCAGCTTCTTGTGAAGCCTGGTTGGAAAAACCATTTCTACAGGTCATGAACGAATATAACCAATAA
- a CDS encoding anti-sigma-F factor Fin family protein, translated as MALHYRCRHCGTKLGSIEAHSLSTEQLGFNQLTDEERQEMIVYDSEGDMHVRAICEDCHESLQRNPDLYENDYIIH; from the coding sequence ATGGCTCTCCATTATCGATGCCGACATTGCGGAACTAAGCTGGGCTCAATCGAGGCACACTCACTGAGTACGGAGCAGTTAGGTTTTAATCAACTTACCGATGAAGAGCGACAAGAGATGATCGTTTATGATTCTGAAGGGGATATGCATGTAAGGGCGATATGTGAAGACTGTCATGAATCGCTGCAAAGAAACCCTGATTTATATGAAAACGATTATATTATTCATTAG
- the mfd gene encoding transcription-repair coupling factor: MNGLQNLFSKQDDVHSLIAGIDEGLKEQIVSGLTGSSRSLLLASVYEKTNRPILLVTHNLLQAQKFQEDLSSFIPEEELYIYPANELIAADLSVASPELRAQRVEALNFWAEGKKGIVIAPIPGVRRVLPPKDIWKRHQLTFNLGEDIELEPTLNKFIAMGYNRSEMVASPGEFSIRGGIIDIYPITEPNPIRIELFDTEIDSIRTFSSEDQRSIEKLKKVTIGPVSEALLETEHIERIITRLESGLSKSLKKLKDEKTKEQLVQTVSYELEQLKMGNIPDKIFKYLSLAYEDPASLIDYLPVNGLVFLDEISRIQEINDSLEKEEAGWYTDLLSQGQIIHDIKLAHPMQELIVKSSRPFVYLSLFLRHVPHTNPQNILNFASKQMQNFHGQMNVFKAELERWKKGKYTVVILGQDEERVKKLHSVLADYDIEAAELFNANSILPGKVQILRGSLNSGFELPMQKFSIITETELFNKKSKKSVRRQKLSNAERIKSYSELKIGDYVVHVNHGIGKYLGIETLTINGVHKDYLNIRYQADDKLYVPVDQIDLVQKYVGSEGKEPKLYKLGGTEWKRVKSKVQSSVENIADDLIKLYAEREAAKGYAFSPDGDMQREFETSFAYNETEDQLRSIVEIKKDMERERPMDRLLCGDVGYGKTEVAIRAAFKAIMDGKQVAFLVPTTILAQQHYETLRERFQDYPISIGHMSRFRTKKQQTETIKGLKAGTVDIVVGTHRILSKDIVYRDLGLLIIDEEQRFGVTHKEKIKRLKTNVDVLTLTATPIPRTLHMSMLGVRDLSVIETPPENRFPIQTYVMEYNGSLVTEAIERELARGGQVYFLYNRVEDIARKAEEISMLVPDARVTFAHGQMTEQELEAVMFGFLEGEYDVLVSTTIIETGVDIPNVNTLIVNEADRMGLSQLYQLRGRVGRSNRVAYAFFTYRKDKVLTEVAEKRLQSIKEFTELGSGFKIAMRDLSIRGAGNILGAQQHGFIDSVGFDLYSQMLKEAVDAKRNDQPAEEKNTLEIDVEVDAYIPDAYIMDGHQKIEMYKRFRGIASLEEVEELQDEMIDRFGEYPEEVSYLFMIAEMKVYAEKAGIESIKQLKQEISIILREKVSSDVDGQKVFELGSKYGRMVGFGMDGNRMKLVLHIKGVEQSKWLNILFEMTKGLQYVKKETQATKN; the protein is encoded by the coding sequence ATGAATGGATTACAGAACTTGTTCTCCAAACAAGATGATGTTCATTCGTTAATAGCCGGCATTGATGAAGGACTTAAGGAGCAAATCGTCTCTGGTCTGACAGGTTCCTCGAGATCACTATTGCTGGCTTCCGTATATGAAAAGACGAATAGGCCTATTTTATTGGTTACCCATAATTTATTGCAAGCACAAAAATTCCAAGAGGACTTATCCAGTTTCATTCCCGAGGAAGAATTATATATATATCCAGCCAATGAATTGATCGCGGCTGATTTGAGTGTAGCCAGCCCGGAATTAAGGGCTCAACGTGTAGAGGCATTGAACTTTTGGGCGGAAGGAAAGAAAGGGATTGTCATTGCGCCAATTCCAGGGGTGCGTCGTGTGCTTCCTCCAAAGGATATTTGGAAGAGGCATCAGCTAACGTTTAATTTAGGGGAAGATATCGAGCTTGAACCAACGCTTAATAAATTCATTGCCATGGGTTATAACCGGTCTGAAATGGTTGCTTCTCCAGGTGAATTCAGTATCAGGGGCGGCATCATCGATATTTATCCGATCACCGAACCTAATCCAATACGAATTGAATTATTCGATACCGAAATAGATTCAATAAGGACCTTTTCAAGTGAAGATCAGCGATCCATCGAGAAACTCAAGAAGGTGACGATTGGTCCCGTCAGTGAGGCTTTGCTAGAGACGGAGCATATCGAAAGAATCATAACAAGGCTCGAGAGCGGATTAAGTAAAAGCTTGAAGAAACTTAAAGACGAGAAAACCAAGGAACAGCTGGTTCAAACGGTCAGTTATGAACTTGAACAGCTGAAAATGGGGAATATACCCGACAAAATCTTTAAATACTTAAGTTTAGCGTATGAAGATCCAGCTAGTTTAATAGATTATTTACCGGTAAATGGTTTGGTTTTCTTAGATGAAATCAGTAGAATCCAGGAAATCAATGATTCATTGGAAAAGGAAGAGGCTGGGTGGTACACAGACCTTTTAAGTCAGGGACAAATTATCCATGACATAAAATTGGCTCATCCCATGCAGGAATTAATAGTGAAATCCAGCAGGCCGTTTGTATACCTTTCATTGTTTTTACGGCATGTACCGCATACGAATCCTCAGAATATCCTGAATTTTGCCAGTAAACAAATGCAAAATTTCCATGGACAGATGAATGTGTTCAAAGCTGAACTGGAACGGTGGAAAAAAGGGAAATATACAGTCGTCATACTTGGACAGGATGAAGAACGGGTAAAAAAGCTGCATTCGGTTTTAGCCGATTATGATATAGAGGCAGCAGAACTGTTTAATGCGAACAGCATTCTTCCAGGTAAAGTACAGATTTTACGCGGCAGTCTGAATAGCGGTTTTGAATTACCTATGCAAAAGTTCAGTATCATCACGGAAACGGAATTGTTTAATAAAAAGTCAAAGAAATCAGTACGGAGACAGAAACTATCGAATGCGGAGCGAATCAAGAGTTATTCCGAACTGAAGATCGGTGACTATGTCGTTCATGTTAATCATGGTATCGGTAAATACTTGGGTATTGAAACCCTTACGATAAATGGGGTCCATAAAGATTACCTGAATATTCGTTATCAAGCGGATGACAAATTGTATGTTCCTGTCGACCAAATTGATCTTGTCCAAAAATATGTCGGTTCTGAAGGAAAAGAACCGAAGCTCTATAAGCTAGGCGGAACGGAATGGAAACGTGTCAAAAGCAAGGTTCAATCATCTGTTGAGAACATTGCCGATGATTTAATCAAGTTATACGCAGAGAGGGAAGCGGCAAAGGGCTATGCCTTTTCACCTGATGGTGATATGCAGAGAGAATTCGAAACATCATTCGCTTATAACGAAACGGAAGATCAATTACGTTCCATAGTCGAAATCAAAAAGGATATGGAACGGGAACGGCCGATGGATCGTTTATTATGCGGTGATGTTGGATATGGGAAGACAGAGGTGGCCATCCGAGCCGCTTTTAAAGCCATAATGGATGGCAAGCAGGTTGCATTTCTTGTTCCGACCACAATCCTCGCCCAGCAGCATTATGAAACATTAAGGGAGCGTTTTCAAGATTATCCGATTTCGATTGGTCATATGAGCCGTTTCCGGACTAAAAAACAGCAAACCGAAACGATTAAAGGATTGAAGGCCGGCACGGTGGATATCGTGGTTGGCACGCATAGGATTTTATCCAAAGATATCGTGTACCGCGATTTGGGATTGCTTATCATTGATGAAGAACAGCGCTTTGGCGTTACACATAAGGAAAAGATCAAACGGTTAAAAACTAATGTGGATGTACTGACTTTGACTGCGACGCCGATTCCGAGGACACTTCATATGTCCATGTTGGGCGTGAGGGATCTGTCCGTCATCGAAACACCGCCTGAGAACCGGTTCCCGATCCAAACTTATGTCATGGAGTATAATGGCTCATTGGTAACGGAAGCGATAGAACGGGAATTGGCCAGGGGTGGTCAGGTTTATTTCCTTTACAATCGGGTAGAGGATATAGCAAGAAAAGCAGAAGAAATTTCCATGCTGGTGCCCGATGCCCGTGTCACCTTTGCTCATGGGCAAATGACAGAGCAAGAACTGGAAGCCGTCATGTTCGGCTTTTTAGAAGGTGAATATGATGTTTTGGTAAGTACAACCATTATAGAGACGGGTGTCGATATTCCGAATGTCAATACGCTTATCGTGAATGAAGCGGATAGAATGGGACTTTCACAGCTCTATCAGCTGCGTGGGCGTGTAGGACGATCCAATCGGGTGGCATATGCATTCTTCACTTATAGGAAAGATAAAGTGTTGACGGAAGTGGCAGAAAAACGTCTTCAATCCATTAAGGAATTTACAGAATTGGGTTCAGGGTTCAAAATCGCGATGCGTGATTTATCCATCAGGGGAGCCGGAAACATTCTAGGGGCTCAACAACATGGCTTCATTGATTCAGTCGGTTTTGATCTGTATTCACAAATGTTGAAAGAAGCGGTAGATGCGAAACGTAATGACCAGCCAGCCGAAGAAAAGAACACCCTTGAAATCGACGTTGAAGTGGATGCTTATATCCCTGATGCCTACATAATGGATGGACATCAGAAAATAGAAATGTATAAAAGGTTCAGAGGTATTGCTTCGCTAGAAGAAGTGGAAGAATTACAGGATGAAATGATCGATCGTTTCGGAGAGTATCCAGAAGAAGTTTCCTATTTATTCATGATTGCCGAAATGAAGGTATATGCTGAAAAGGCCGGAATTGAAAGCATTAAACAATTAAAGCAGGAAATCAGCATTATCCTTAGGGAAAAGGTCAGCAGCGATGTGGATGGACAAAAGGTGTTCGAGCTGGGATCGAAGTATGGCCGTATGGTCGGCTTCGGCATGGACGGCAATAGAATGAAGCTGGTCCTGCACATAAAAGGCGTAGAACAAAGCAAATGGCTTAATATCTTATTTGAGATGACCAAGGGTTTACAGTATGTAAAAAAAGAGACGCAAGCCACAAAAAACTAA
- the spoVT gene encoding stage V sporulation protein T: MKATGIVRRIDDLGRVVIPKEIRRTLRIREGDPLEIFVDRDGEVILKKYSPISELGDFAREYAEALYDSLGNPVMICDRDTYIAVAGGSKKEYLNKSVSELVEKIMEERNPVLESPNGQVSFVDSNDEEVQSYTAAPIIASGDPIGAVLIFSKDSTIGEVEQKSVETAASFLARQMEQ; the protein is encoded by the coding sequence ATGAAAGCAACTGGTATCGTTCGCCGAATTGATGATTTAGGAAGAGTCGTCATCCCGAAAGAAATTCGCAGGACCCTCCGTATCCGTGAAGGAGATCCACTGGAAATATTTGTGGATAGAGATGGAGAAGTCATCCTAAAGAAATACTCCCCTATTAGTGAATTAGGCGATTTTGCTAGGGAATATGCAGAAGCACTTTATGATAGCCTTGGAAACCCAGTTATGATTTGTGACAGGGATACTTACATTGCAGTGGCAGGCGGCTCCAAAAAAGAATACTTAAATAAAAGTGTTAGTGAACTAGTGGAAAAAATCATGGAAGAAAGAAATCCTGTCCTCGAATCTCCGAACGGACAAGTTTCATTCGTTGATTCCAATGATGAAGAGGTCCAATCTTATACTGCAGCTCCGATCATTGCGAGTGGCGACCCGATTGGTGCAGTCTTGATTTTCTCTAAAGATAGTACCATTGGTGAAGTGGAACAGAAATCGGTTGAAACAGCAGCAAGCTTCCTAGCTAGACAAATGGAACAGTAA
- a CDS encoding putative polysaccharide biosynthesis protein: MAEKPNKTSNELFRGALILSAAAIIVKVLSAAYRIPYQNIAGDIGFYIYQQVYPFYGVAFTLSTLGFPVVISKLIAERESSKNNFAVKDILMTSFIVLSSIGVMMFAALFLGADWIAGWMKDPHLAGLLRIVAYSYLLMPISSVLRGYFQGINDMLPTASSQVAEQCIRVLTILVLSTIFVYQDYSDYVVGKGAVLGSITGGITGLVLLIAFIILREEWKLFLQMRIKPVNFIKISKVLIFQGLAFCITGLILILFQFVDSLHLYSLLRETGMGEKEAKEWKGVYDRGQPLLQLGTVVANSFALALVPVISGFVQRKSEHELLNKIKLALRVSATIGLAAAIGLVVTMKPVNHMLFTDVKGTITLAIFSLSILFTSIIMAEAAVIQSLGYSFIPVIITLVGVVSKWALNLVLVPHYKIAGAASATVLAFMIMTVLFYVVLRVHIKKTLIEKKHVLIILKSTVYMGTAVVLFNGLFELMAQSESRLLATIQALTGVGIGAAVFVMTAIRAGLIGEEELALIPAGSKLKRFIITNRSIRNHE, from the coding sequence ATGGCTGAAAAGCCTAATAAAACATCAAATGAACTTTTTCGAGGTGCACTGATTTTGAGCGCAGCTGCGATTATCGTAAAAGTATTGAGTGCGGCCTATCGCATACCTTATCAGAACATTGCGGGTGACATCGGGTTTTATATCTATCAACAGGTCTACCCCTTTTACGGTGTTGCTTTTACATTATCAACACTCGGCTTTCCGGTAGTCATATCCAAACTTATTGCTGAGCGGGAGTCTTCCAAAAATAACTTTGCTGTCAAGGACATTTTAATGACATCATTCATCGTCTTAAGTTCGATAGGAGTCATGATGTTTGCTGCACTGTTCCTTGGCGCTGATTGGATTGCTGGATGGATGAAGGATCCGCATTTAGCCGGTCTGCTGAGAATCGTTGCCTATTCTTATCTATTAATGCCGATTTCATCTGTTTTAAGAGGCTATTTTCAAGGAATAAACGACATGTTACCGACGGCAAGTTCGCAGGTCGCTGAACAATGCATCCGTGTGTTGACGATACTGGTTCTTTCCACAATATTCGTGTATCAGGACTACTCTGATTATGTTGTCGGCAAGGGGGCGGTCCTCGGTTCGATAACAGGCGGCATAACTGGCCTGGTACTGCTTATTGCTTTCATTATTTTAAGAGAAGAATGGAAGCTCTTTTTACAAATGAGAATCAAACCGGTAAATTTCATCAAAATCTCAAAAGTCCTGATTTTTCAAGGGTTGGCCTTTTGCATAACTGGCTTGATCCTTATCTTGTTTCAGTTTGTCGATTCACTGCACCTATATTCCCTTCTAAGGGAAACGGGGATGGGGGAAAAGGAAGCCAAAGAATGGAAAGGGGTATATGACCGGGGACAGCCTTTGCTTCAGCTAGGCACAGTCGTGGCTAATTCTTTTGCATTGGCGCTTGTACCTGTAATATCCGGATTCGTTCAGAGGAAAAGTGAACATGAATTATTGAATAAAATCAAATTGGCGCTTCGTGTAAGTGCGACGATAGGACTCGCAGCTGCGATCGGGTTGGTGGTGACGATGAAGCCTGTCAATCATATGCTGTTCACGGATGTTAAAGGGACCATTACTTTAGCAATTTTCTCTTTATCGATTTTATTCACATCCATCATAATGGCAGAAGCGGCAGTGATTCAAAGCTTAGGCTATTCGTTCATACCGGTGATCATTACGCTTGTGGGGGTAGTCAGCAAGTGGGCTTTGAACCTTGTCCTGGTGCCCCATTATAAAATCGCGGGAGCAGCCTCGGCAACAGTGCTTGCGTTTATGATCATGACTGTATTATTTTATGTGGTATTGAGAGTACATATTAAAAAGACATTAATTGAAAAGAAGCACGTGTTAATAATCTTGAAGAGTACTGTTTACATGGGTACGGCCGTTGTTTTATTCAATGGCTTATTCGAATTGATGGCCCAAAGCGAGAGCCGGTTGTTAGCTACGATCCAAGCTTTGACCGGTGTAGGGATCGGTGCAGCCGTTTTTGTGATGACTGCCATTCGTGCAGGCTTAATTGGTGAAGAAGAACTTGCACTTATACCTGCAGGTTCAAAGCTTAAACGATTTATAATAACGAATAGGAGTATACGAAATCATGAATGA
- the mazG gene encoding nucleoside triphosphate pyrophosphohydrolase yields the protein MNEITIIGLGAGDLDQLPLGIYKKLLQTEQCFVRTIDHPVIGDLKREGINFTAFDGIYEKHDQFEAVYEEIAGTLLQEASNRSVLYAVPGHPMVAEKTVQLLLEKGPALGIAIKLEGGQSFLDPLFQAVKIDPIEGFQLLDGTDLSPDDLHITQHMIIGQVYDAFSASNVKLTLMEKLPDDYEVYIVTAAGSSQEKVTKCALFELDRQMELSNLTSVYVPPVSEEALRYREFSKLRQVIAELRGPDGCPWDKKQTHESLKKYLIEEAYELIDSIDEEDDEGMVGELGDVLLQVMLHSQIGEDEGMFTIDDVIEGITAKMIRRHPHVFGDVEVNGEEDVLVNWQKIKENEKGSETKALQSILDGIEKSLPNLLRAEEYQKRAAKVGFDWDEVSEAWKKVREEVQELEAEILSPNRDVERIKSELGDLFFALVNISRYYDIQAEEAVYKANQKFHRRFTYIEECIQRADKKFEDYTLEELDSYWDEAKAKGL from the coding sequence ATGAATGAGATTACGATAATAGGCCTTGGTGCAGGGGATTTAGATCAGCTTCCACTAGGAATTTATAAAAAATTGCTACAAACAGAACAATGCTTTGTCAGAACGATTGATCATCCGGTAATCGGGGATTTGAAAAGGGAAGGAATCAATTTCACGGCGTTTGACGGGATATATGAAAAGCACGACCAATTTGAAGCGGTATATGAAGAAATTGCCGGAACATTATTACAAGAGGCTTCAAACCGTTCCGTTCTATATGCAGTTCCGGGGCATCCTATGGTAGCGGAAAAAACGGTTCAGCTTTTGCTCGAAAAGGGTCCGGCTCTTGGAATAGCCATTAAGCTGGAAGGCGGGCAAAGTTTCCTTGATCCCTTGTTTCAGGCTGTTAAAATCGATCCGATTGAAGGGTTCCAGCTATTGGATGGAACAGATCTTTCACCAGATGATTTGCACATTACCCAGCATATGATAATCGGACAGGTGTATGACGCATTCAGTGCGTCCAATGTGAAGCTGACTTTAATGGAAAAGCTACCGGATGACTACGAGGTATATATCGTTACAGCGGCAGGAAGCAGTCAGGAAAAAGTGACAAAATGCGCTCTGTTCGAACTCGACCGTCAGATGGAGTTAAGTAACTTGACGAGTGTTTATGTCCCGCCTGTTAGTGAAGAAGCTTTACGATACAGGGAGTTTTCTAAGCTGCGTCAGGTCATCGCAGAACTTAGAGGTCCTGACGGATGTCCTTGGGATAAGAAACAAACTCATGAAAGCTTGAAGAAATATCTAATAGAAGAGGCATATGAGCTGATTGATTCCATCGATGAAGAGGACGATGAGGGCATGGTTGGTGAACTTGGGGATGTACTGCTTCAAGTGATGCTTCATTCACAAATCGGTGAAGATGAGGGCATGTTCACGATAGACGATGTGATTGAAGGCATTACGGCGAAAATGATTCGACGCCACCCTCATGTATTCGGAGATGTTGAAGTGAACGGCGAGGAAGATGTATTAGTGAACTGGCAGAAAATCAAAGAGAATGAAAAAGGGAGCGAAACAAAAGCTCTGCAATCCATACTGGATGGGATTGAGAAATCGCTGCCAAACTTACTTCGGGCCGAAGAGTACCAAAAAAGGGCTGCAAAGGTTGGATTTGATTGGGATGAGGTTTCCGAAGCCTGGAAAAAGGTCAGGGAAGAAGTACAGGAATTGGAAGCGGAAATATTAAGCCCGAACAGGGATGTCGAAAGAATAAAATCAGAGCTGGGCGACCTCTTTTTTGCGCTTGTCAACATTTCACGTTATTATGACATACAAGCGGAAGAAGCCGTCTACAAAGCAAACCAGAAATTCCACCGGCGTTTTACATATATAGAAGAGTGCATTCAAAGGGCAGACAAAAAGTTTGAGGATTATACATTGGAAGAACTGGATTCATATTGGGATGAAGCAAAAGCTAAAGGACTTTAA
- a CDS encoding RNA-binding S4 domain-containing protein, giving the protein MRLDKFLKVSRLIKRRTLAKEVADKGRITINGQQAKASSNVKDGDELTVRFGQKLVTVRVDKIQETTKKEAAADMYTIVKEEKLAEE; this is encoded by the coding sequence ATGAGATTGGATAAATTCCTAAAAGTTTCGAGGTTGATCAAGCGCCGCACACTTGCGAAAGAGGTTGCGGATAAAGGGAGAATCACGATTAACGGACAACAGGCCAAAGCAAGTTCGAATGTGAAAGATGGCGATGAATTGACTGTACGATTCGGTCAAAAGCTCGTTACGGTACGTGTCGATAAAATTCAAGAAACGACGAAAAAAGAAGCGGCTGCAGATATGTATACCATCGTTAAGGAAGAAAAGCTAGCGGAGGAGTAA
- the yabP gene encoding sporulation protein YabP, producing the protein MSQYNDPNAGYTKGTTQEHDVTMKGRRLLDITGVKQVESFDNEEFLLETVMGFLSIRGQNLQMKNLDVDKGIVSIKGKIFDLVYLDEQSGEKAKGFFGKLFK; encoded by the coding sequence ATGAGCCAATATAATGATCCGAATGCTGGTTACACAAAGGGAACAACCCAAGAGCATGATGTAACGATGAAAGGCCGCCGTTTACTTGATATTACCGGTGTCAAACAAGTTGAAAGTTTTGATAATGAGGAGTTTCTGCTCGAAACTGTAATGGGATTCTTATCTATCCGGGGCCAAAACTTGCAAATGAAGAATTTAGACGTTGATAAAGGCATCGTCTCCATTAAAGGAAAGATTTTCGACCTTGTTTATTTAGATGAGCAATCAGGGGAGAAAGCTAAAGGCTTCTTTGGCAAATTGTTCAAATGA
- the yabQ gene encoding spore cortex biosynthesis protein YabQ yields the protein MTLTIQFYTLLAMIGMGSGFGAALDTYSRFLKRSERKRWIVFIHDFLFWIIQGLLIFYVLFLVNEGEFRLYLFLALLCGFSAYQALFKGFYQRFLEFLIILVIKLARFITNSVHMLIFVPIKWVIVSVIAIIFGIGKFVLALLKWAGKILLFILNIFWRPLKWILIYLWNLLPVFVTKNVGKFYNKGKGILLKIKNSIFRTLNRWRNKKK from the coding sequence ATGACCTTAACGATTCAATTTTATACGTTGCTTGCGATGATAGGCATGGGCAGTGGCTTTGGAGCTGCCCTGGATACGTATAGCCGGTTCCTGAAACGTTCAGAAAGGAAAAGGTGGATTGTATTCATCCATGACTTCCTTTTCTGGATCATTCAGGGTCTCCTTATTTTTTATGTTTTGTTTTTAGTGAATGAGGGAGAGTTTCGCCTTTATTTATTTTTGGCCTTATTATGCGGTTTTTCAGCTTATCAAGCACTTTTCAAAGGTTTCTATCAACGTTTTTTAGAGTTTTTGATAATACTTGTGATAAAGTTGGCGAGATTTATAACGAATTCGGTTCACATGCTGATATTTGTTCCGATAAAATGGGTAATAGTATCTGTAATAGCCATTATATTCGGGATAGGTAAGTTCGTTTTAGCATTATTAAAATGGGCGGGGAAAATACTTCTCTTTATTTTGAATATTTTCTGGAGGCCATTAAAATGGATTCTGATCTATTTATGGAATTTATTGCCGGTTTTTGTTACGAAAAACGTCGGGAAGTTTTATAATAAAGGAAAAGGGATTTTATTGAAAATAAAGAATTCTATATTTAGAACGCTAAATAGATGGAGAAATAAAAAGAAATGA
- a CDS encoding FtsB family cell division protein, with protein sequence MSSLRKRKVAKIENPYVAQQEKKVQTVEKKKRGLMRRLTLYSVFAAVFLIFAVSTLITQNVALDEKVQQKEELKGKLAELKKDETLLKEEIVKLNDDDYIAKIARRDYFLSEKGEIIFTLPKGKEDSD encoded by the coding sequence ATGAGTAGCCTGCGTAAAAGGAAAGTGGCAAAAATAGAAAATCCCTACGTCGCTCAACAAGAGAAAAAAGTACAAACCGTAGAAAAAAAGAAGCGTGGTCTAATGCGTAGATTAACTCTTTACTCAGTTTTCGCCGCTGTCTTTTTGATTTTTGCCGTTTCCACCCTCATAACGCAAAATGTTGCACTGGATGAGAAAGTACAACAGAAGGAAGAATTGAAGGGAAAGTTAGCTGAATTGAAAAAAGACGAGACCCTTCTTAAAGAAGAAATCGTAAAGCTTAATGACGACGACTATATAGCGAAAATAGCCAGACGGGATTATTTCTTATCTGAAAAAGGCGAAATCATATTTACCCTTCCAAAAGGGAAGGAAGATAGTGACTAA
- a CDS encoding S1 domain-containing RNA-binding protein, with product MSIEVGSKLQGKVTGITNFGAFVELPQGSTGLVHISEVADNYVKDINDHLKVGDTVEVKVINVKDGKIGLSIKKAIDRPEAEQKPAYTPRPRQGRGNDSRSKDFRSKGNGFQPKENFEQKMAKFLKDSEDRLTTLKRSTETKRGGRGGRRG from the coding sequence ATGTCAATCGAAGTAGGCAGCAAGTTACAAGGTAAAGTAACAGGCATAACTAATTTTGGTGCATTTGTAGAGCTACCTCAAGGTTCAACCGGTCTTGTCCATATCAGTGAAGTGGCTGATAACTACGTCAAGGATATCAATGATCATTTAAAAGTGGGCGATACAGTTGAGGTGAAAGTCATCAATGTTAAAGATGGCAAGATTGGCTTGTCCATAAAAAAAGCGATAGACCGTCCTGAAGCTGAGCAAAAACCTGCATACACACCACGTCCGCGCCAAGGAAGAGGGAATGACAGCCGTTCCAAAGACTTCCGCTCGAAAGGTAATGGTTTCCAACCGAAGGAAAACTTTGAGCAAAAAATGGCTAAATTCTTAAAAGATAGCGAAGACCGCTTAACGACCCTTAAACGTAGCACCGAAACGAAACGGGGAGGTCGAGGAGGAAGACGCGGATAA